A genomic segment from Klebsiella africana encodes:
- a CDS encoding acyl-CoA dehydrogenase family protein, with translation MTLLSTGTDYDALAAAFRPIFTRIAQGAAEREQQRILPEEPIRWLKEAGFGTLRIPREKGGWGASLPQLSALLIELAQADSNLPQALRAHFAFVEDQLNQPDSAGRDRWFRRFLDGELVGSGWTEIGAVKLGEVNTRVTPEEGGWRLDGEKFYSTGALYADWIDVFARRSDTAGDVIVLVSTQQTGVVREDDWDGFGQRLTGSGTTRFTGARVEPDHVYDFAQRFRYQTAFYQHVLLATLAGIGLAVERDAAQGVKQRSRMYSHGNAAVPRDDAQVLQVVGQISSWAWATRAAVLQAAESLQQAYVAHISDDDALIARRNQQAEVEAAQAQVIASDWIPRAATELFNALGASDTRTRLALDRHWRNARTVASHNPVIYKARNIGNWLVNGEAPTFIWQIGNGEKTAG, from the coding sequence ATGACCTTGCTCTCCACTGGCACCGATTATGATGCGCTGGCGGCTGCCTTCCGCCCGATATTCACCCGTATCGCCCAGGGCGCTGCGGAGCGCGAACAGCAGCGTATTCTGCCAGAGGAGCCGATCCGCTGGCTGAAAGAAGCGGGCTTCGGCACGCTGCGTATCCCGCGCGAGAAGGGCGGCTGGGGCGCTTCGCTGCCGCAGCTCAGCGCGCTGCTGATCGAGCTGGCGCAAGCGGACTCTAACCTGCCGCAGGCCCTGCGCGCGCACTTTGCTTTTGTGGAAGATCAGCTTAATCAGCCGGATTCCGCCGGGCGCGACCGCTGGTTTCGTCGCTTCCTCGACGGCGAGCTGGTGGGCAGCGGCTGGACGGAGATCGGCGCGGTTAAGCTGGGGGAGGTGAACACCCGGGTGACGCCGGAAGAGGGCGGCTGGCGACTCGACGGCGAGAAGTTCTACAGCACCGGCGCGCTGTACGCTGACTGGATCGATGTGTTTGCCCGGCGCAGTGACACCGCCGGCGATGTGATAGTCCTGGTCAGCACCCAGCAGACCGGCGTGGTGCGGGAAGATGACTGGGATGGCTTTGGCCAGCGGTTGACCGGCAGCGGGACTACCCGCTTTACCGGCGCCCGGGTGGAACCCGACCATGTCTATGATTTTGCCCAGCGCTTTCGCTATCAGACCGCCTTCTACCAGCATGTGCTGCTGGCGACCCTCGCGGGCATTGGCCTGGCGGTTGAGCGGGATGCGGCGCAGGGCGTCAAACAGCGTTCCCGGATGTACAGCCACGGCAACGCCGCCGTGCCGCGCGATGATGCCCAGGTACTGCAGGTGGTTGGGCAGATCAGCAGCTGGGCATGGGCGACCCGGGCTGCGGTCCTGCAGGCCGCGGAATCGCTGCAGCAGGCCTATGTGGCGCACATCAGCGACGACGACGCGTTGATTGCCCGGCGTAACCAGCAGGCGGAAGTGGAAGCGGCGCAGGCGCAGGTGATCGCCAGCGACTGGATCCCGCGGGCGGCGACGGAGCTGTTTAATGCCCTCGGGGCGTCGGATACGCGAACCCGTCTGGCGTTGGATCGCCACTGGCGCAATGCGCGGACGGTCGCCTCGCATAATCCGGTGATTTATAAGGCACGCAATATTGGTAACTGGCTGGTGAACGGTGAAGCGCCTACCTTTATCTGGCAGATAGGCAATGGAGAGAAAACGGCGGGGTAA
- a CDS encoding aliphatic sulfonate ABC transporter substrate-binding protein, whose product MSNRFRPAWLLVLAALSASALAKAPETVNIGYQKANIFALLKYRGTLDESLKKQGIAVRWVEFPAGPQMLEGLNVGSIDLAATGDAPPAFAQAAQADLVYLAHSPANPKTEAIVVPEQSAIHSVADLKGKRVGLNKGSDVNYLLVAALEKAGLSYKDITPVYLPPADARAAFQRGAIDAWVIWDPFLAEVETNAKARQIRNAEGLVPHYTFYLASRKFADTYPETAKQVVDELGKLSAWANSHQDEAAGLLSTSTGLDKAIWLKTLARLPYGAERMTPAVYNEQQALADTFTRIGLLPVKVDVRSATWSLDKP is encoded by the coding sequence ATGTCCAACCGATTCCGCCCCGCCTGGCTGCTGGTCCTCGCCGCCCTTTCCGCCTCCGCGCTGGCCAAAGCGCCGGAGACCGTCAACATCGGCTATCAAAAGGCAAACATCTTCGCGCTGCTGAAATATCGCGGCACGCTGGATGAAAGCCTGAAAAAACAGGGAATTGCCGTACGCTGGGTCGAATTCCCCGCCGGGCCGCAAATGCTGGAGGGGCTCAACGTCGGGAGTATCGATCTGGCCGCGACCGGCGATGCGCCTCCGGCCTTTGCCCAGGCGGCGCAAGCCGATCTGGTCTACCTTGCCCACTCCCCCGCTAACCCGAAAACGGAAGCGATTGTGGTGCCTGAACAGTCGGCAATCCACAGCGTGGCCGACCTGAAGGGCAAGCGCGTGGGGTTGAACAAGGGGTCTGACGTCAACTACCTGCTGGTTGCCGCACTGGAAAAAGCGGGCCTCAGCTATAAAGACATCACCCCGGTCTATCTGCCGCCGGCGGACGCCCGCGCCGCTTTCCAGCGCGGTGCGATTGATGCGTGGGTGATATGGGATCCGTTCCTCGCAGAAGTGGAAACCAACGCGAAAGCCCGACAGATCCGCAATGCCGAGGGGCTGGTGCCGCACTACACCTTCTATCTCGCCAGCCGCAAGTTTGCAGATACCTACCCGGAGACAGCAAAGCAGGTGGTGGATGAGCTGGGTAAACTCAGCGCGTGGGCGAACAGCCATCAGGACGAGGCCGCCGGGCTGCTGTCGACCTCAACCGGACTGGATAAAGCCATCTGGCTGAAGACCCTGGCCCGCCTGCCCTACGGCGCCGAACGCATGACCCCGGCGGTGTATAACGAACAGCAGGCGCTGGCGGATACCTTTACGCGCATCGGCCTGCTGCCGGTGAAAGTCGACGTGCGCAGCGCCACCTGGTCGCTGGATAAACCTTGA
- a CDS encoding L-serine ammonia-lyase has translation MISVFDIFKIGIGPSSSHTVGPMKAGKQFTDDLIARGLLANVSKVVVDVYGSLSLTGKGHHTDIAIIMGLAGNLPDTVDIDAIPGFIQDVNTHGRLMLANGQHEVDFPVDQCMNFHADNLSLHENGMRITALAGDKVLYSQTYYSIGGGFIVDEEHFGQTTEAPVAVPYPYKNAADLQRHCRETGLSLSGLMMQNELALHSKEALEQHFAAVWEVMSAGIERGITTEGVLPGKLRVPRRAAALRRMLVSQDTTNSDPMAVVDWINMFALAVNEENAAGGRVVTAPTNGACGIVPAVLAYYDKFIRKVNSNSLARYMLVASAIGSLYKMNASISGAEVGCQGEVGVACSMAAAGLAELLGGSPGQVCIAAEIAMEHNLGLTCDPVAGQVQVPCIERNAIAAVKAVNAARMALRRTSEPRVCLDKVIETMYETGKDMNAKYRETSRGGLAMKIVACD, from the coding sequence ATGATCAGCGTATTCGATATCTTTAAAATCGGCATTGGCCCTTCCAGCTCCCATACCGTTGGACCGATGAAAGCGGGCAAACAATTCACTGACGACCTGATCGCGCGCGGCCTGCTGGCCAACGTCAGCAAAGTCGTCGTCGACGTCTACGGCTCCCTCTCCCTGACCGGTAAAGGCCACCATACCGATATCGCGATTATCATGGGACTCGCCGGCAACCTGCCGGACACCGTCGACATCGACGCCATTCCGGGCTTTATTCAGGACGTTAATACCCATGGCCGCCTGATGCTGGCCAACGGTCAGCACGAAGTGGACTTCCCGGTGGATCAGTGCATGAATTTCCATGCCGACAACCTGTCGCTGCATGAGAACGGCATGCGTATCACCGCCCTGGCCGGCGACAAGGTGCTCTACAGCCAGACGTATTACTCTATCGGCGGCGGCTTTATCGTCGATGAGGAGCACTTCGGCCAGACTACCGAGGCGCCGGTTGCCGTTCCTTACCCTTACAAAAACGCCGCCGACCTGCAGCGTCACTGCCGTGAAACCGGGCTGTCGCTCTCCGGCCTGATGATGCAGAACGAACTGGCGCTGCACAGCAAAGAAGCCCTTGAACAACACTTCGCCGCGGTGTGGGAAGTGATGAGCGCCGGTATCGAGCGCGGCATCACCACCGAAGGCGTCCTGCCGGGCAAACTGCGCGTCCCGCGCCGGGCCGCCGCGCTGCGCCGCATGCTGGTGAGCCAGGACACCACCAACAGCGATCCGATGGCGGTGGTCGACTGGATCAATATGTTCGCCCTGGCGGTGAACGAAGAGAACGCCGCCGGTGGCCGGGTCGTTACCGCGCCAACCAACGGCGCCTGCGGTATCGTGCCGGCGGTGCTGGCCTACTACGACAAGTTTATCCGCAAGGTGAACAGCAACTCCCTGGCCCGCTATATGCTGGTCGCCAGCGCCATCGGTTCGCTGTATAAGATGAACGCCTCCATCTCCGGCGCCGAAGTCGGCTGCCAGGGTGAAGTGGGGGTCGCCTGCTCGATGGCAGCGGCCGGTCTGGCGGAACTGCTGGGCGGCAGTCCGGGTCAGGTGTGCATCGCGGCAGAGATCGCCATGGAGCATAACCTCGGCCTGACCTGCGACCCGGTTGCCGGCCAGGTGCAGGTGCCGTGCATCGAACGCAACGCTATCGCCGCCGTGAAAGCGGTCAACGCCGCGCGAATGGCGCTGCGCCGGACCAGCGAGCCGCGTGTGTGTCTCGATAAAGTCATTGAAACTATGTACGAAACCGGCAAAGACATGAACGCCAAGTACCGGGAAACCTCTCGCGGTGGCCTGGCGATGAAGATCGTCGCCTGCGATTAA
- a CDS encoding HAAAP family serine/threonine permease, protein METTQTSTIVSGETRSGWRKTDTMWMLGLYGTAIGAGVLFLPINAGVGGMIPLIIMAILAFPMTFFAHRGMTRFVLSGKNPGEDITEVVEEHFGVGAGKLITLLYFFAIYPILLVYSVAITNTVETFMAHQLHMTPPPRAILSLILIVGMMTIVRFGEQMIVKAMSVLVFPFVIALMVLALYLIPQWNGAALETLSLSSASATGNGLLMTLWLAIPVMVFSFNHSPIISSFAVAKREEYGEGAEKKCSSILARAHIMMVLTVMFFVFSCVLSLSPADLAAAKEQNISILSYLANHFNAPVIAWMAPIIAMIAITKSFLGHYLGAREGFNGMVIKSLRSKGKSIEINKLNKLTALFMLITTWIVATLNPSILGMIETLGGPIIAMILFLMPMYAIQKVPAMRKYSGHISNVFVVIMGLIAISAIFYSLFS, encoded by the coding sequence ATGGAAACCACTCAAACCAGCACCATCGTTTCGGGCGAAACCCGTAGCGGATGGCGTAAAACCGACACCATGTGGATGCTGGGCCTGTACGGTACAGCGATTGGCGCGGGCGTCTTGTTCCTGCCGATCAACGCCGGCGTCGGCGGTATGATCCCCCTGATTATCATGGCGATTCTGGCCTTCCCGATGACTTTCTTCGCCCACCGCGGCATGACCCGCTTCGTGCTCTCCGGGAAAAACCCGGGCGAAGACATCACCGAAGTAGTGGAAGAACACTTCGGCGTAGGCGCAGGTAAGCTGATTACCCTGCTTTACTTCTTCGCTATCTACCCGATCCTGCTGGTTTACAGCGTGGCCATCACTAACACCGTCGAAACCTTCATGGCGCACCAGCTGCACATGACGCCGCCGCCGCGTGCCATTCTGTCACTGATCCTGATCGTCGGCATGATGACTATCGTGCGTTTCGGCGAGCAGATGATTGTGAAAGCGATGAGCGTGCTGGTGTTCCCGTTCGTCATCGCGCTGATGGTGCTCGCTCTGTATCTGATCCCGCAGTGGAACGGCGCAGCGCTGGAGACGCTCTCCCTGAGCAGCGCCTCCGCAACCGGCAATGGCCTGCTGATGACCCTGTGGCTGGCGATCCCGGTGATGGTCTTCTCCTTCAACCACTCGCCGATCATCTCCTCCTTCGCGGTGGCTAAGCGTGAAGAGTACGGCGAAGGCGCCGAGAAGAAATGTTCCAGTATCCTCGCTCGCGCTCACATCATGATGGTGCTGACCGTGATGTTCTTCGTCTTCAGCTGCGTCCTGAGCCTCTCTCCGGCTGACCTCGCCGCAGCGAAAGAGCAGAACATCTCGATTCTGTCTTACCTGGCAAACCACTTTAACGCGCCGGTTATCGCCTGGATGGCACCGATCATCGCGATGATCGCCATCACTAAATCCTTCCTCGGCCACTATCTGGGTGCCCGCGAAGGCTTTAACGGCATGGTGATTAAATCCCTGCGCAGTAAAGGCAAATCGATTGAAATCAACAAACTGAACAAGCTGACCGCGCTGTTCATGCTGATCACCACCTGGATTGTGGCAACCCTGAACCCGAGCATCCTCGGTATGATCGAGACCCTTGGCGGCCCGATTATCGCGATGATCCTGTTCCTGATGCCGATGTACGCGATTCAGAAAGTCCCGGCGATGCGTAAATACAGCGGCCATATCAGCAACGTCTTCGTGGTGATTATGGGCCTGATTGCCATCTCCGCGATTTTCTACTCGCTGTTCAGCTAA
- the ppnN gene encoding nucleotide 5'-monophosphate nucleosidase PpnN — protein sequence MITHVSPLGSMDMLSQLEVDMLKRTASSDLYQLFRNCSLAVLNSGSLTDNSKELLSRFENFDINVLRRERGVKLELINPPEEAFVDGRIIRSLQANLFAVLRDILFVYGQIHNTVRFPNLDLESSVHITNLVFSILRNARALHVGEAPNMIVCWGGHSINENEYLYARRVGTQLGLRELNICTGCGPGAMEAPMKGAAVGHAQQRYKDSRFIGMTEPSIIAAEPPNPLVNELIIMPDIEKRLEAFVRIAHGIIIFPGGVGTAEELLYLLGILMHPENKAQVLPLILTGPKESADYFRVLDEFITHTLGESARRHYRIIIDDPAEVARQMKKAMPLVKESRRETDDAYSFNWSIRISPDLQMPFDPTHENMANLKLSPDQPVEVLAADLRRAFSGIVAGNVKEVGIRAIEQYGPYKLHGDPEMMRRMDDLLQGFVAQHRMKLPGGTAYIPCYEIIA from the coding sequence TTGATTACACATGTTAGCCCGCTTGGTTCAATGGATATGCTGTCGCAGCTGGAAGTGGATATGCTTAAGCGCACCGCCAGCAGCGACCTGTATCAACTCTTTCGCAACTGCTCGCTTGCGGTGCTCAACTCGGGGAGCCTGACCGATAACAGCAAGGAGCTGCTCTCCCGTTTTGAAAATTTCGATATTAACGTGCTGCGTCGCGAACGCGGCGTGAAGCTGGAACTGATCAACCCGCCGGAAGAGGCCTTTGTTGACGGGCGCATCATCCGTTCCCTGCAGGCCAACCTGTTCGCCGTGCTGCGCGATATCCTGTTCGTTTACGGCCAGATCCACAATACGGTTCGCTTCCCGAACCTCGATCTGGAAAGTTCAGTCCATATTACCAACCTGGTATTTTCGATCCTGCGCAACGCCCGCGCGCTGCACGTCGGCGAGGCACCGAATATGATCGTCTGCTGGGGCGGCCACTCCATCAACGAAAACGAATACCTCTACGCCCGCCGCGTCGGTACGCAGTTGGGTCTGCGGGAACTGAACATCTGCACCGGCTGCGGGCCTGGCGCGATGGAGGCCCCGATGAAAGGCGCCGCCGTCGGCCACGCGCAGCAGCGCTACAAAGACAGTCGCTTTATTGGCATGACCGAGCCGTCCATTATCGCCGCGGAACCGCCAAACCCGCTGGTCAATGAGCTGATCATCATGCCGGATATCGAAAAACGTCTGGAAGCCTTCGTGCGCATCGCCCATGGGATCATTATCTTCCCGGGTGGCGTCGGCACCGCTGAAGAGCTGCTCTATCTGCTGGGTATTTTGATGCATCCGGAGAACAAAGCGCAGGTGCTGCCGCTGATCCTCACCGGACCGAAGGAGAGTGCCGACTACTTCCGCGTGCTGGACGAGTTTATCACCCATACTCTGGGCGAATCCGCTCGTCGCCACTATCGGATCATCATCGACGATCCGGCGGAAGTGGCGCGACAGATGAAAAAAGCGATGCCGCTGGTAAAAGAGAGCCGTCGCGAGACCGATGACGCCTATAGCTTTAACTGGTCGATTCGCATCTCGCCGGACCTGCAGATGCCGTTTGATCCGACCCACGAGAACATGGCCAACCTCAAACTCTCCCCGGACCAGCCGGTAGAAGTGCTGGCTGCCGACCTGCGTCGTGCCTTCTCCGGCATTGTCGCGGGTAACGTCAAAGAGGTAGGTATCCGGGCCATCGAGCAATACGGCCCTTACAAACTGCACGGCGACCCGGAGATGATGCGCCGCATGGACGATCTGCTGCAAGGCTTCGTCGCCCAGCACCGCATGAAGCTCCCGGGCGGCACCGCCTATATTCCCTGCTACGAAATCATTGCCTGA
- the queF gene encoding NADPH-dependent 7-cyano-7-deazaguanine reductase QueF (Catalyzes the NADPH-dependent reduction of 7-cyano-7-deazaguanine (preQ0) to 7-aminomethyl-7-deazaguanine (preQ1) in queuosine biosynthesis) has translation MSSYDNHQALAGLTLGKSTDYRDTYDASLLQGVPRSLNRDPLGLHADNLPFHGADIWTLYELSWLNAKGLPQVAVGHVELPDTSVNLVESKSFKLYLNSFNQTRFASWQDVAETLTRDLSACAQGEVKVSLYRLDELEGQPIAHLHGTCIDDQDIEIDNYQFSADYLQGAASGKIVEETLVSHLLKSNCLITHQPDWGSVQIQYRGAKIDRELLLRYLVSFRHHNEFHEQCVERIFNDILRFCQPESLSVYARYTRRGGLDINPWRSNGDFSPATGRLARQ, from the coding sequence ATGTCTTCTTACGATAATCATCAGGCGCTGGCCGGCCTGACGCTCGGTAAATCAACCGATTACCGCGATACCTATGACGCCTCGCTGCTGCAGGGCGTGCCGCGCAGTTTAAACCGCGACCCGCTGGGCCTGCATGCCGATAACCTGCCTTTTCACGGCGCCGATATCTGGACGCTGTATGAACTCTCCTGGCTGAACGCCAAAGGCCTGCCGCAGGTGGCGGTCGGCCACGTCGAGCTGCCTGATACCAGCGTCAACCTGGTGGAGTCGAAAAGCTTTAAGCTCTATCTCAACAGCTTTAACCAGACGCGGTTCGCCAGCTGGCAGGACGTTGCAGAGACGCTGACGCGCGATCTCAGCGCCTGCGCGCAGGGTGAAGTTAAGGTGTCGCTGTATCGGCTGGATGAACTGGAAGGCCAGCCGATCGCCCATCTGCACGGCACCTGCATCGACGATCAGGATATCGAGATCGATAACTATCAGTTCAGCGCCGACTATCTGCAGGGCGCCGCCAGCGGCAAAATCGTGGAAGAGACGCTGGTCAGCCATCTGCTGAAATCCAACTGCCTGATCACCCACCAGCCGGACTGGGGCTCGGTGCAGATCCAGTATCGGGGAGCAAAAATCGACCGCGAGTTGCTCCTGCGCTATCTGGTCTCATTCCGCCACCATAACGAATTCCATGAGCAGTGCGTCGAACGCATCTTTAACGATATTCTCCGTTTCTGCCAGCCGGAATCACTTTCCGTTTACGCCCGCTATACGCGACGCGGTGGTCTGGATATCAACCCCTGGCGCAGCAACGGCGACTTCTCCCCCGCTACCGGCCGCCTCGCCCGACAATAA
- the syd gene encoding SecY-interacting protein: MDHQTAEALRAFTQRYCDAWQQQRHSLPRSEELYGIPSPCVADTQGEAVFWQPQPFTLAQNISAVERALDIVVQQPLHSYYTTQFAGDMTGRFAGETLTLLQTWSEEDFQRVQENLIGHLVVQKRLKLAPTLFIATLESELDVISVCNLSGEVVKETLGTAKRITLSPSLASFLSRLEPVL, from the coding sequence GTGGACCATCAGACCGCAGAAGCGCTGCGCGCTTTTACCCAACGTTATTGCGACGCCTGGCAGCAGCAGCGCCACAGCCTGCCGCGCAGTGAAGAGCTTTACGGCATCCCGTCGCCTTGCGTCGCTGATACCCAGGGCGAGGCCGTATTCTGGCAACCACAGCCGTTTACGCTGGCGCAAAATATCAGCGCAGTTGAACGCGCCCTGGATATTGTGGTACAACAGCCGCTTCATTCTTATTATACCACTCAGTTTGCCGGCGATATGACCGGCCGGTTTGCCGGCGAAACGCTGACGCTGTTGCAGACCTGGAGTGAAGAGGATTTCCAGCGGGTGCAGGAAAATTTAATCGGGCACCTGGTGGTACAAAAGCGCCTGAAGCTGGCGCCGACGCTGTTTATCGCCACCCTCGAGAGTGAACTGGATGTGATTTCCGTCTGTAATCTCAGCGGCGAGGTAGTCAAAGAGACCCTCGGCACCGCCAAACGCATTACGCTTTCTCCCTCGCTTGCGAGTTTCCTCAGCCGGCTTGAGCCGGTTCTGTAA
- a CDS encoding YqcC family protein → MTLHDSVRDRLRAIEALLRETDHWQEMAPDSSAFASDKPFCLDTLEPLEWLQWVLIPRMHQLLESGQPLPQNFAVAPYYEMALDQAHPVRESMLAELLLLDALFAGEQA, encoded by the coding sequence ATGACTCTTCACGATAGCGTGCGCGATCGCCTGCGCGCCATTGAAGCCCTGCTGCGCGAAACAGATCACTGGCAGGAGATGGCCCCGGATAGCAGCGCCTTTGCCAGCGATAAGCCGTTTTGCCTGGATACCCTTGAGCCGCTGGAATGGCTGCAATGGGTCCTGATCCCGCGTATGCACCAGCTGCTGGAGAGCGGTCAGCCGCTGCCGCAAAATTTTGCCGTCGCGCCTTATTATGAGATGGCCCTGGATCAGGCGCACCCGGTTCGCGAATCCATGCTGGCAGAACTTCTGCTGTTAGATGCGCTGTTTGCCGGTGAGCAGGCCTGA
- the truC gene encoding tRNA pseudouridine(65) synthase TruC, with product MLEIIYQDDWLVAVNKPSGWLVHRSWLDRDEKVVVMQTVRDQIGQHVFTAHRLDRPTSGVLLMGLSSEAGRLLAQQFEQHQIQKRYHAIVRGWLMDEALLDYPLVEELDKIADKFAREDKGPQPAVTHYRGLATVEMPVATGRYPTTRYGLVELEPKTGRKHQLRRHLAHLRHPILGDSKHGDLRQNRSAAEHFGCHRLMLHASELTLTHPFTGEPLTLRAGFDDVWMRALSQFGWRGLLPLNERVEFADDCGQDEENKVNPGRQ from the coding sequence ATGCTGGAGATTATCTACCAGGACGACTGGCTGGTGGCGGTCAACAAACCGTCGGGCTGGCTGGTGCATCGCAGCTGGCTCGATCGCGATGAGAAAGTGGTGGTGATGCAGACTGTGCGTGACCAGATTGGCCAGCACGTTTTTACCGCCCACCGCCTCGACCGGCCCACCTCCGGCGTCCTGTTGATGGGGCTGTCAAGCGAGGCGGGGCGGCTGCTGGCGCAACAGTTCGAGCAGCATCAGATCCAGAAGCGCTACCATGCGATCGTCCGCGGCTGGCTGATGGACGAAGCGCTGCTGGATTACCCGTTGGTGGAGGAGCTGGATAAAATCGCCGATAAGTTCGCCCGCGAAGATAAAGGGCCGCAGCCGGCGGTAACCCACTACCGCGGTCTGGCGACAGTGGAGATGCCGGTCGCCACCGGGCGTTATCCCACCACGCGCTACGGGCTGGTGGAACTGGAGCCGAAAACCGGCCGCAAGCACCAGCTGCGTCGCCATCTTGCCCATCTGCGTCATCCGATCCTTGGCGACAGCAAGCATGGCGATCTGCGGCAAAACCGCAGCGCCGCGGAACATTTCGGCTGTCACCGCCTGATGCTGCACGCCAGCGAACTGACGTTAACCCATCCATTTACCGGCGAGCCGCTGACGTTGCGCGCCGGTTTTGACGATGTCTGGATGCGCGCGCTGTCGCAGTTTGGCTGGCGCGGGCTTCTCCCGCTAAATGAAAGGGTTGAGTTTGCCGACGACTGCGGTCAGGATGAAGAGAATAAGGTCAATCCAGGGAGACAATAG
- a CDS encoding flavodoxin, whose product MAEVGIFVGTMYGNSLLVAEEAEAILSGLGHKATVFEDPEVKDWESYTGKYVLVVTSTTGQGDLPDSIVPLYEGIKDMYQPHLRYGIIALGDSTYANFCGGGLKFDQLLQEQGAKRIGEMLQIDASEDPEPEGVSNPWVEQWATLLE is encoded by the coding sequence ATGGCGGAAGTCGGAATTTTTGTCGGCACCATGTATGGCAACTCGCTGCTGGTCGCGGAAGAAGCAGAAGCCATTCTGAGCGGGCTGGGGCATAAAGCGACAGTATTTGAAGACCCGGAAGTGAAAGACTGGGAATCTTATACGGGGAAATATGTGCTGGTGGTCACCTCCACGACCGGGCAGGGCGATCTGCCGGACAGCATCGTCCCGCTGTATGAGGGGATCAAAGATATGTATCAGCCTCACCTACGGTACGGCATTATCGCGCTGGGCGACAGCACCTATGCCAACTTTTGCGGCGGCGGCCTGAAGTTCGATCAACTGCTGCAGGAGCAGGGCGCGAAACGCATCGGCGAGATGCTGCAGATTGACGCCAGCGAAGATCCGGAACCAGAAGGTGTCTCTAATCCATGGGTCGAGCAGTGGGCTACCCTGCTCGAATAA
- a CDS encoding MFS transporter: MSSLSQAATAAEKRTNARYWIVVMLFIVTSFNYGDRATLSIAGSEMAKDIGLDPVGMGYVFSAFSWAYVIGQIPGGWLLDRFGSKRVYFWSIFIWSMFTLLQGFVDIFSGFGIIIALFTLRFLVGLAESPSFPGNSRIVAAWFPAQERGTAVSIFNSAQYFATVIFAPIMGWLTHEVGWSHVFFFMGGLGIVISFVWLKVIHDPNNHPGVNKKELDYIAEGGALINMDQKGSAQKVPFSVKMGQIKQLIGSRMMVGIYIGQYCINALTYFFITWFPVYLVQARGMSILKAGFVASIPAVCGFVGGVLGGVISDWLMRRTGSLNIARKTPIVLGMLLSMTMLMCNYVNVEWMVIGFMAMAFFGKGIGALGWAVMADTAPKEISGLSGGLFNMFGNISGIVTPIAIGYIVGTTGSFNGALIYVGIHALVAVLSYLVLVGDIKRIELKPVAGR, translated from the coding sequence ATGAGTTCATTAAGTCAGGCGGCGACGGCGGCTGAAAAGCGCACCAACGCCCGCTACTGGATAGTGGTGATGCTGTTTATCGTCACTTCTTTTAACTATGGCGACCGGGCGACGCTGTCGATCGCCGGTTCGGAAATGGCCAAAGATATCGGCCTGGATCCGGTGGGGATGGGGTATGTGTTCTCCGCCTTCTCATGGGCTTATGTCATCGGCCAGATCCCGGGCGGCTGGCTGCTCGACCGCTTCGGTTCGAAGCGCGTCTATTTCTGGTCAATCTTCATCTGGTCGATGTTTACCCTGCTGCAGGGCTTCGTCGATATCTTCAGCGGCTTTGGCATTATCATCGCGCTGTTCACTCTGCGTTTCCTCGTCGGCCTTGCCGAGTCGCCGTCATTCCCCGGCAACAGCCGTATCGTCGCCGCCTGGTTCCCGGCGCAGGAGAGGGGAACGGCGGTATCGATTTTTAACTCCGCCCAGTACTTTGCCACCGTTATCTTCGCGCCGATCATGGGCTGGCTGACGCATGAGGTGGGTTGGTCACACGTGTTCTTCTTTATGGGCGGGCTGGGGATTGTGATCAGCTTTGTGTGGCTGAAAGTGATCCACGATCCGAACAATCACCCGGGCGTGAACAAGAAGGAGCTGGACTATATCGCCGAAGGCGGGGCGCTAATCAACATGGATCAAAAGGGTAGCGCGCAGAAAGTACCGTTCAGCGTCAAAATGGGTCAGATCAAGCAACTGATCGGATCGCGGATGATGGTCGGTATCTATATCGGTCAGTATTGCATCAACGCCTTAACCTACTTCTTTATCACCTGGTTCCCGGTTTACCTGGTGCAGGCGCGCGGCATGTCGATCCTCAAAGCGGGCTTTGTCGCCTCCATTCCGGCGGTGTGCGGCTTTGTCGGCGGGGTATTGGGCGGAGTGATCTCCGACTGGTTAATGCGTCGCACCGGCTCGTTGAACATTGCGCGCAAAACGCCGATTGTGCTGGGGATGCTGCTCTCCATGACCATGCTGATGTGTAACTATGTCAACGTGGAGTGGATGGTGATCGGCTTTATGGCGATGGCCTTCTTTGGTAAAGGCATCGGCGCGCTGGGCTGGGCGGTAATGGCGGATACCGCGCCGAAAGAGATTAGCGGTCTCTCCGGCGGTCTGTTCAATATGTTCGGCAATATCTCCGGCATTGTCACCCCTATCGCCATCGGCTATATCGTCGGCACCACCGGCTCGTTCAACGGCGCGCTGATCTACGTTGGCATCCATGCCCTGGTGGCGGTGCTGAGCTACCTCGTGCTGGTGGGCGATATCAAACGTATCGAACTGAAACCTGTAGCGGGACGTTAA